One segment of Salvelinus alpinus chromosome 1, SLU_Salpinus.1, whole genome shotgun sequence DNA contains the following:
- the LOC139533897 gene encoding neurite extension and migration factor-like yields the protein MDVFQEPNFSVLAPNLEQINKEDENESHIQDSNLQPDSTAVSPTANQPKGGHESERTSLNPFSPLSSTETSEPSITTTTTDDPSSIHAISLTSSCTTKEVSPWALPEDCSNKAAFTIMEIGSVSALSGGDCLMPQSRTCLGCFIETKDATEPEPGLDLGRDYDPCPVSCPDMAMQCMSSGDGIRYGDQLLSDQLLSYPEHKIRAEEKTDDEKSVEDSDSEDTTPKSIYEGLLLDKCNGEEALLANSSQDWGCFESFISESKIELLDLCSKNELSVNLFSEEDVDNYMFDDEDEDSTLGSDVCSLKIRYESFQDNVREKTNPIQEETQFNFFPSVVAKKEGEGAVKKGAEGAQVKGEIVEVWAAGEKVDKNNSSSSAEVTPNVSPESSYLFDFNNSTVDSGEYSDDSSCTGSSLDTCQTKQKHCFLSRENSSSSSQLSYGLRSKRKVRYSDDYLYDVDSIESERNTEKKDKQTVVPKKEEDDDWCPKKRRKSSRKEPPVIIKYIIINRFKGEKHMLLKLGKIDTSETTVSLSKDLVHKYQRMAPLKDYWQKRRQEMQEQRMLAAGDKNTFPNGCRRSLNSSLTKRKYRIANRVRIQRIHSVKLSPNHTDHKQEVGAAEDEAACTDMESITTTTSDCAARLDQGSVTGKSRSLEREGKRLGNKTVQIRKFKSEARLRLKRMNEAQQEVGKTVIQLQEVGPLSPNPHPDIVYSTAGSPQICDDSTVSVDPNEKSTFIPAPCSPSSTMTHPVNVNSGLHVIPGGYLQTLLEASDSSSNTGLTYYSQQHPRQQFPHGFSQEENPFTNLQLAQSCVLSPPSESELQQSPSNCSNQMEPNFTHTSWQSEGKHLSFTPDIKPEPSDFSSTISLPMTNNLPLSGYSQVNVDGNRLLYDKAYLPEEPPGLDSGLQVSQSAKEEQVQFHRVTLNTENGRLASYDSMSSLSATSSNYSSMSLKSCEKESEDDVNENFLAHCSPKLVIQRSTDEITPLRESTDLLDISNFTPDKFRHSPLSEMSPPDTPNLSPQVMGTEIMESLGKAREFQGETGDMTLSATPDGTKWDCNVLPQQNHDGRAINNHQFQFHTFNDNDGTGKIDGPNVFDEQPESIGSRTKGPKSKRKATSKQKSKAPRAPKTEKNKAPRQNSSSSKKLKALLDAKANAKGEECEGLAGLSEDWPLLEEHGGGWADGNNNSPVDDDQREFEEPSNILSNIASGMAEVQRFMKVSIEPLWDPMSGLCQPPDANSLKTKTLKILAGTTANVRKKGGYTTSAVAGRGRKAAGMGAKNQAKLIPSNPFFPPLMLDCNVFNKSSLGIPGICGPAHKKMYRHKTGAKFARDENNTGKRDSSKNVALMASYEKRR from the exons ATGGATGTGTTTCAAGAACCCAACTTTTCTGTGCTGGCTCCAAACCTGGAACAGATCAACAAAGAGGATGAGAATG AATCACACATCCAGGACAGTAATCTGCAGCCAGACAGCACCGCCGTCTCACCTACAGCCAATCAACCAAAAGGAGGCCATGAGAGTGAGAGGACCTCACTGAACCCATTCTCACCCCTCAGCTCAACAGAGACCTCTGAGCccagcatcaccaccactaccactgaTGACCCCTCTTCCATCCACGccatctccctcacctcctcttgCACAACAAAAGAGGTGAGTCCCTGGGCTCTTCCAGAGGACTGTAGTAACAAAGCAGCTTTCACAATAATGGAGATAGGGAGTGTATCAGCCCTGTCTGGAGGAGACTGCCTCATGCCACAAAGCCGCACATGCCTGGGCTGTTTCATCGAGACCAAGGACGCTACAGAGCCTGAGCCAGGGCTGGACCTGGGCCGGGACTATGACCCCTGTCCTGTCTCCTGTCCTGACATGGCCATGCAGTGCATGAGTTCTGGGGATGGTATCCGCTACGGGGATCAGCTGCTCTCAGACCAGCTCCTCAGCTACCCAGAGCACAAGATCAGGGCAGAGGAGAAGACAGATGATGAGAAGTCAGTGGAGGACAGCGACTCGGAGGACACCACGCCGAAGAGTATCTACGAAGGCCTGCTCCTGGACAAGTGCAATGGTGAGGAGGCTCTACTGGCCAACTCCAGCCAGGACTGGGGCTGCTTTGAGTCCTTTATCAGCGAGAGTAAGATCGAGCTGCTGGACCTCTGCTCTAAGAACGAGCTCTCTGTCAACCTCTTCTCAGAAGAGGACGTAGACAACTACATGTTTGATGATGAGGACGAGGACTCCACCCTGGGCAGCGACGTGTGCTCGCTGAAGATCCGCTACGAGTCCTTCCAGGACAACGTCCGAGAAAAGACCAACCCCATTCAGGAGGAAACCCAGTTCAACTTCTTCCCAAGTGTCGTGGCCAAAAAGGAGGGTGAGGGAGCAGTGAAGAAGGGAGCTGAAGGAGCACAGGTGAAGGGAGAGATTGTTGAAGTCTGGGCGGCTGGAGAAAAGGTTGACAAAAACAACAGCAGCAGCTCTGCTGAGGTGACGCCGAATGTCAGTCCAGAGAGCAGCTACCTGTTTGACTTCAACAATTCCACAGTGGACTCTGGAGAGTACAGCGATGACAGCTCCTGTACTGGATCCTCCCTTGACACCTGCCAGACCAAACAGAAACACTGCTTCCTCTCCAGGGAGAACTCCAGCTCCTCCAGCCAGCTGAGCTATGGGCTGAGGTCCAAGAGAAAAGTCAGATACAGCGACGACTATCTGTACGACGTGGATTCTATCGAGAGCGAGAGGAACACAGAGAAAAAAGACAAGCAGACGGTGGTCCCAAAAAAAGAGGAGGATGATGACTGGTGTCCAAAGAAGAGGAGAAAATCCTCACGAAAAGAGCCTCCGGTGATAATCAAATACATCATCATAAACCGATTTAAAGGGGAGAAGCACATGTTATTAAAGCTTGGCAAAATTGACACATCAGAGACAACAGTAAGCTTAAGTAAGGACTTAGTTCATAAGTACCAGAGAATGGCTCCTCTGAAAGACTACTGGCAAAAGAGGCGCCAGGAAATGCAGGAGCAGCGCATGCTGGCTGCTGGTgataaaaacacatttccaaatgGCTGCAGGCGTTCCCTTAATTCGAGCCTGACAAAACGAAAATACAGGATTGCAAATAGAGTCCGGATTCAAAGAATTCACTCTGTAAAGCTCTCGCCAAACCACACCGATCACAAGCAAGAGGTGGGCGCAGCTGAGGATGAAGCTGCCTGTACAGATATGGAATCTATAACAACAACGACCTCTGACTGTGCTGCTAGATTAGACCAAGGCAGTGTGACAGGAAAAAGCAGATCgctagagagggaggggaaaagaCTTGGGAATAAGACTGTGCAAATAAGGAAATTTAAAAGCGAGGCCAGACTGAGGTTGAAAAGAATGAACGAGGCTCAGCAGGAGGTTGGTAAAACTGTGATACAGCTACAAGAGGTTGGCCCACTATCCCCAAATCCGCACCCTGACATAGTTTACTCCACTGCAGGCAGCCCCCAGATTTGTGATGACTCTACTGTCAGTGTCGACCCCAATGAAAAGTCCACTTTTATACCAGCCCCCTGCTCCCCTTCCAGTACAATGACCCATCCTGTAAATGTGAATAGTGGTCTACATGTCATCCCTGGAGGCTACCTGCAGACATTACTAGAGGCCTCTGACTCATCCAGTAACACTGGGCTGACATATTACTCCCAGCAGCATCCCCGACAGCAGTTTCCTCATGGCTTCTCCCAGGAGGAGAATCCATTCACTAACCTACAGCTGGCCCAGAGCTGTGTTCTATCCCCACCCTCAGAGTCTGAGCTCCAACAGTCCCCCTCTAACTGCTCCAATCAGATGGAGCCAAACTTCACTCACACATCATGGCAGTCTGAAGGTAAACATTTATCATTTACACCTGATATTAAACCTGAACCTTCTGACTTTTCCAGCACCATTTCTTTGCCAATGACAAACAACTTGCCGTTGTCAGGATATAGTCAAGTCAATGTAGATGGCAACAGACTGCTGTATGATAAGGCATATTTGCCTGAGGAGCCACCAGGACTAGACTCAGGCCtacaagtcagccagtcagctaaAGAGGAACAAGTGCAGTTCCATAGAGTCACTCTAAACACAGAGAACGGCAGGCTAGCCAGCTATGACTCTATGAGTTCACTGTCTGCCACCTCCAGCAACTACAGCTCTATGAGTCTCAAGTCCTGTGAGAAGGAGAGTGAAGACGATGTGAACGAGAACTTCTTGGCCCACTGCAGTCCCAAACTGGTGATCCAGCGAAGTACCGATGAAATCACTCCCCTCAGGGAGTCTACAGACCTACTGGACATCTCCAACTTCACCCCTGATAAGTTCAGGCACTCGCCGTTGTCAGAGATGTCGCCACCTGACACACCAAATCTCTCCCCACAGGTGATGGGGACAGAAATTATGGAAAGCCTAGGAAAGGCCAGGGAGtttcagggagagacaggagacatGACTCTCTCAGCTACACCTGATGGGACTAAGTGGGACTGTAATGTCCTGCCACAACAAAACCATGATGGCAGAGCGATAAACAATCATCAGTTCCAGTTCCATACTTTCAATGACAATGACGGCACAGGTAAGATTGATGGCCCCAACGTCTTTGATGAGCAGCCCGAATCCATCGGAAGTCGAACTAAAGGTCCCAAGTCAAAAAGGAAAGCAACCAGTAAACAGAAAAGCAAGGCTCCAAGGGCCCCCAAGACAGAGAAGAACAAAGCCCCTAGACAGAATTCTAGTTCATCCAAAAAGCTAAAAGCCCTGCTTGATGCAAAGGCAAATGCAAAAGGTGAAGAATGTGAAGGCCTTGCTGGACTATCAGAAGACTGGCCTTTACTGGAGGAGCATGGTGGGGGCTGGGCAGACGGCAACAACAACAGTCCTGTGGATGACGACCAGCGAGAGTTTGAAGAGCCCTCCAACATCCTGTCCAACATAGCCTCTGGGATGGCAGAGGTCCAGAGGTTTATGAAGGTGTCAATCGAGCCACTGTGGGACCCCATGTCTGGACTCTGTCAGCCTCCAGATGCCAACAGCCTTAAAACTAAGACACTTAAAATCCTGGCGGGAACAACAGCTAACGTCAGGAAAAAGGGTGGTTATACCACCTCCGCTGTGGCAGGAAGGGGCAGGAAGGCAGCTGGCATGGGagccaaaaaccaagccaagttAATTCCTTCAAACCCCTTCTTCCCCCCTCTCATGCTGGACTGCAACGTGTTCAACAAGTCCAGCCTCGGTATACCTGGCATCTGTGGGCCCGCACACAAAAAAATGTACCGTCACAAAACCGGTGCAAAATTTGCTCGAGACGAAAACAATACAGGGAAGCGGGACTCGAGCAAGAACGTGGCTCTGATGGCCTCTTATGAGAAACGGAGGTAA